GAAGGCCAAAAACTTTCCACAAGCCGTGGCTGGGCTGTTTGGTTGCACGAATATTTAGAAGCCTTTCCGCCGGATTTGTTGCGATATGCCCTTGCCGGGATTTTCCCAGAAACCAAGGACAGTGATTTTTCCTGGAAAGACTTTCAAACCCGCGTAAATTCCGAATTGGCGGATGTCTTGGGGAATTTTGTAAACCGTGCCCTCACCTTTACCAAAAATTTTTATGGCGGCCTTGTACCACCACTCATCAATCCTTCAGAAGCAGATCTTGCGGTTCTGGCAGAATTAGCCACCTTGCCCGCCAAAATTGGTGCTTGTTACGAGGAATTTCGTTTTCGGGATGCCGTTTTCGAGACCATGAATGTGGCCCGCTTGGGCAATAAATATTTTGCCGATACAACACCGTGGCACCTGCGGAAAACCGATGAGCAGGCTGCGGGCAATGTCATCCATGTGGCCTTACAAATATGTGCCACGCTCTCGGTACTCATGGAACCAGTATTACCGGATGCCGCTGCAAAACTGAGAGAGATGCTAACCCTGAAAGATATTAGGAGCAGTTTGCCCCAAGGAAAAAGCGGAACAAAAGGATGGGATGATGCCGCCACCCCCCTTCTCGAAGCCGGAAAGGCGGTACACCCCCCCGCTATTTTGTTTGCCAAAATCGAAACCACTGCTATTCAGGCCCAGCTCGACGTTCTTCACCAACGCGCAGTCACGCAACATCCCATTGCTCCTGAAGTAATTCCGGAAACCCCGTTTGCTCCGCTGAAGGAAACCATCGTTTATGACGACTTTGCCAAATTGGACCTGCGTATGGGAACCATTATTTCCGCAGAACGGGTTCCTAAAGCAGATAAACTCCTTTGCCTTCAGATAGACCTTGGTTTTGAGAAACGCCAAATTCTTTCGGGTATTGCCCAGCAATATGCCCCAGAAGAAGTGGTTGGTAAACGAGTAGTGGTTGTAGCCAACCTTACCCCCCGTAAAATGCGTGGCCTCGAAAGCCAAGGCATGGTGCTAATGGCCGAAAATCGCGAGGGCACTTTAACCATGATCGGCTCCGAGGGCGAAAATGGCGCACCCGTGCTGTAAATCGGGTGTTAAAAAAACCTACCTCACCTTAGAACCATTGATTTTTTTCCCGCTCTGCGGTATTACTTCCATGCCTCTTGCTTTTTTAACTGGCGGAACTGGATTTGTCGGAAGCCATTTGGCCGAAGCACTGTTAGCACAGGGTTATACCGTGCGTTGTTTGGTACGCAAAGACTTGAAATGGTTAAACGGATTGCCCATTGAACCCGTTTGGGGCCGAGTGGACGACAAGGACGCCTTGGCCGCTGCTTGTAAAGACGTGGACGAGGTCTATCATGTGGCTGGGCTAACCCGCTCCAAACATTGGTCGGATTTTTTAGCGGCAAATGTAGATGCCACCACCCGATTATTAGACATCCTTCGTCAAACAGCCCCGCAAGTACGGAAAATTGTGGTCACGAGTAGCCAAGCAGCAAGCGGACCTTCCGAGACGCCGCTCTCCGAGAACGCACGGATGCAACCCCTGAGCCAGTATGGTAAAAGTAAGGCGCTTATGGAGGAAGCCATAAAACCCTATTTGCGTGATCTGCCCATCACCATAGTGCGCCCACCATCGGTTTATGGCCCACGCGAAGCCGATATTTTCACCTTCATCCAATCCGTAAATCGTGGTTTTTGTCCGATTGTCGGAGATGGCCGCGCACCACAACTCAATTTGGTGTATGTGCGCGACTTGGTAGCAGGGATGATACAGGCGGCACAGTCCGACTGCACTTCCGGCGAAACCTATTTTTTGGGTAGTGAAGACTATAGCTGGCATCAGATTCGGGATGCGGTTGCACATGCGCTGCAAAAAAAAACTTTTACCCTGCATATTCCTGTTGGTTTGGTAGCACCTCTGGGGGCTTTACTCGAAACCGTTGCAGGGTGGTTTGGACAATACCCGCCCCTCAATCGTGAAAAAGCGAAGGAGGCTCAACACGCCTGGCGCTTATCCATCCAAAAGGCCAGAGACCACTTTGGCTATCATCCTGCAACGCCGCTTCATCAGGGCATGAAGGAAACCGTTGAGTGGTACCGGGCGCATAAATGGCTGTAAGTTCATTGGTTGGTGTCCGGGTATAAGGTGTACATCCAGAAAACATAAAACCCATGAAATACACCCACTTTTTTGTTTACGGCCTATTGTGGCTGGTTATTGGCTGCGATGCCAACCAATCTTCCACCTCCTTAGAAGCAATGGTCACTGCGAAACGCAACAATGTTTTATGGAGCAGCACCGTTACCTTAAAACCCAGCAGCTATACATCGGGAGAAGTGGTGGCACAAGCCTTTGATGTGGCCTCGCAGCGTACCTTGCAGCTTACGTTCCCTTTAAAAGAAGGCATTACAACGCTCAATGCAGAGATGACCGGACTATGGGATTTGGGATTATGTCTGCCTGCCAATAAGTTTTTGTTAGACACTTCTGTTAACCCCAGTGTTGTGGTACGTTACATCAACGGAGATTCCTCGCGCATTTCGGTTACCTTCACTGTTGCGTTCCGGAATAGCCAGAATCTTACTGAAACGGTACAATTTGTCAATGGAACCTTTGAGGTGCGTTTAGACAAAAATGCTTTTTCGTATTGTATCGAAGGGTGAAAAAGGGCGAGGTACTGCCTTCGCCCTCAAAAGCAATGGTGGTTACCGAGCCTTATCCGGCATAATGGCACCAGCAATGATGTATAATACCATGCCGGGAACAAGACCGGTAAAAAATGTGCCAAATGCAACACCTACCCGTACCCAAGTGGGATCCACATTCAAATAAGCGGCAAGGCCACCACATACACCTAAGACTTTTTTATCGTCCGAAGATTTAACAAGGTATTTCATGATGATCGTGATTGATGATTGATGACCTGTATATCGTTAGGAAAAAAAGAAAGTTACGACCATAAAGAACAGTGGTCAGACTTGGAGGTAAACCAATAAAGAAGGGCCTCCTTGGTTTGAAGCCCTTCTCCTCCTGAACTGATTTATGAACACCCCGTCGTCGTTCCGCAATTCATACATTTATAGCACGATCCACTTCGCACGGTAATCGAGCCACACGAAGGGCAACCAGGCGCATCGGCTTGGTTTTGGAAAGCGGGTTGCTTGGCCAACTTCTGGGGTTGTAACCCCGATGTGTTGTTCACATGTACCGATACGGCCACCTCATTTGCGCTTGCCATTCCATTGCCGTCACTCAAGTCTGGTGGATTGGTAAAGTGAAAGGGGTCTTCGGCCTCCTCCACCTCGTGCCCCACAAACTTCAGTGCCATCCAGCGGAATATATAATCGGTAATAGATTTGGCCATTGGGATTTGTGGGTTATGGGTAAATCCGCTTGGTTCAAACCGCATATGGCTAAATTTCTCGCATAGGGCATCTACCGGAACGCCATATTGCAAGGCCAGCGAAATGGCTGTCGCAAAAGCATCCATCATACCGGAGATGGTAGAGCCTTGTTTGGCCATCGTAATGAATATCTCACCCGGCTTTTTGGTATCGGGATATAGCCCAACATGCAAATATCCTTCGTGTCCAGCCACCGAGAATTTGTGTGTCAGGGATGGGCGCTCGTCTGGTAAGCGGCGGCGGGTGGGTTTATACACCACTTTTTCCACGATTTTCTCGATCACTTCGGGCGTTGTCTCGGGTACAGCGCCATCGCCAGCAGAAGAAACGTCCGATTTTTGGGTATTTCCTCCTTTTTTGGTGGCCAAAGGTTGACTACGCTTAGAGTTCTCTCGGTAGATGGCCACGGCTTTGAGGCCCAAACGCCAGCCTTCCACATACGTTTCCGCTATTTCCTCGATAGTGGCGGATTCAGGAACATTTACCGTTTTGCTAATCGCGCCTGATATAAAGGGTTGACAGGCCGCCATCATCCGAAGATGCCCTAAATGATGAATAAACCGTGACCCATTATAGGGCTTAAAAGCACAATCGAAGATAGGTAAATGGTGTTGCTTGAGATGAGGTGCACCTTCTATGGTGTCGTGTTGGTCTATATAAGCAAGGATTTCTTCAATTTGAACCGCAGGATAGCCTATGTGTTGCAATGCCTGAGGAACAGTATTGTTGACGATCTTGAGCATCCCTTCGCCTTTTCCAGCCAAGAGCTTGTATTTCACCAGGGCAATATCTGGCTCGATACCCGTCGTATCGCAATCCATCATAAATCCTATTGTACCCGTAGGGGCAAGCACGGTAGATTGTGCATTTCTATACCCATATTGTTTACCAAGGGTCAGGCACATATCCCAGGATTCTTGTGCAGCCGTCCTGAGCTCAGCAGGACAAGAGCCATCTATCTCGGCGACGGCTTCGCGGTGCATTTGCATCACGCCCAGCATGGCCTCTTGGTTTTTCTCGAAGGCCGTAAAAGGCCCAATTTGTGGATTGGCGGCAATCTCGGCACTACGCGCATAGGCCTCGGCTGTCATGATGCTCATAATGGCCCCGGCAACCCCACGGCCTTCGGGAGAGTCGTAGGGTACGCCCATTGCCATAATAAACGCGCCAAGGTTCGCAAAGCCCAATCCCAAGGGCCGGAAATCGTGCGAGTTTTGGGTGATGGATGGAGAAGGATAGCCCGCATTGTCCACCAAAATCTCTTGGGCGGTAATAAAAATGCGACAGGCTGCCCGATAGCGCTCCACATCCAACGTCCCGTCCGCCAACTGAAACTTCCGAAGATTCAACGAGGCCAAGTTACACGCCGAGTTGTCCACATGCATGTATTCCGAACAAGGGTTGCTGGAGTTAATCGGGCCGGAGTGAGGGACGGTGTGCCATTTCTGGATGGTATCCTCGTACTGAACGCCCGGATCACCGCAAACATGCGTTCCTTCGGCAATTTTAAGCAAGAGTTTATGGGCATCGGTTTCCCAAACAACTTCTCCGGACTGGGCAGCCCGAAGTGGGTACGCCCGTTGGTGTGTGGCCGCCTCCATAAACGCATCATCCACCCGTACCGACTGGTTCACGTTCTGAAAAGCAACCGATCCATACGCCGGGCCGTTAAAAGAACCATCATACCCTTCTTCTATCAAAGCCCATGCCTTTTTTTCCTCTTCTTGTTTGGCTGCGACGAACTCCTCGATGTCGGGATGCCAAACCTTAAGGGTCTGCATAATGGCTGCACGACGGGTTTTGCCGCCAGATTTGATGGTTCCGCCCGTTGCATCTTGTACACGCATAAAACTAACAGGGCCACTCGGACGGCCGCCGCCCGAAAGCTTTTCTTGTGAAGAGCGCAACTTAGACCAGTCTGCTCCTACCCCCGATCCATACTTGAACAGGCGGGCACTTTCAGCCATCAATTTCCAAATATCTTCAATTGAGTCTTCTACCGCAATAATAAAACACGCCGAGCCTTGTGGATACTCGTATGGATCCACATCCACCACTTTTTGCAACGTGCGGTCCCAACCCCAAATGGTTTTTCCACTGGTATCGCGGATGCCATATTGATGATAAAGTCCCACATTAAACCAAACGGGCGAGTTGAACGCACCATACTGATTTACGCAAAGCCATGTCAGTTCATCATAAAAACGTTCGGCGTCTTCATCTGTGGCAAAGTAGTGCTGTGCCCTGCCCCAATCGGTGATGGTACGTGTTACGCGGTGAACCAACTGGCGGAACGAATGCTCGCGGCCTCCTTCTTTTGGGGAACGACCAGACTCGCCAACGTCTC
This Bacteroidetes Order II. bacterium DNA region includes the following protein-coding sequences:
- the metG gene encoding methionine--tRNA ligase encodes the protein MNHKRILVTAALPYANGPLHLGHLAGAYLPSDLYVRYQRLKGRDVVFICGSDGHGVPIMLKARAEGVSPHDIVDRYHKVMDRAFQGLGISFDYYGKTTSPTHYKTSQDFFRVLAQKGKFVRKTNEQLFDPEAGIFLADRFVRGTCPICGNPDAYGDQCEKCGTALSPDELINPRSAITDAIPVKKETTHWYLPMGELQPKLEAWIGEKSHWKKNVLGQVGSWFQTGLADRAMTRDLSWGIPVPTDVAEDIDVDGKVLYVWFDAPIGYISATKEWAEKQGDPDRWRTYWMDDETKLVHFIGKDNIVFHCLIFPAMLAEHGEFVLPDNVPANEFLNLEGQKLSTSRGWAVWLHEYLEAFPPDLLRYALAGIFPETKDSDFSWKDFQTRVNSELADVLGNFVNRALTFTKNFYGGLVPPLINPSEADLAVLAELATLPAKIGACYEEFRFRDAVFETMNVARLGNKYFADTTPWHLRKTDEQAAGNVIHVALQICATLSVLMEPVLPDAAAKLREMLTLKDIRSSLPQGKSGTKGWDDAATPLLEAGKAVHPPAILFAKIETTAIQAQLDVLHQRAVTQHPIAPEVIPETPFAPLKETIVYDDFAKLDLRMGTIISAERVPKADKLLCLQIDLGFEKRQILSGIAQQYAPEEVVGKRVVVVANLTPRKMRGLESQGMVLMAENREGTLTMIGSEGENGAPVL
- a CDS encoding NAD-dependent epimerase/dehydratase family protein, with translation MPLAFLTGGTGFVGSHLAEALLAQGYTVRCLVRKDLKWLNGLPIEPVWGRVDDKDALAAACKDVDEVYHVAGLTRSKHWSDFLAANVDATTRLLDILRQTAPQVRKIVVTSSQAASGPSETPLSENARMQPLSQYGKSKALMEEAIKPYLRDLPITIVRPPSVYGPREADIFTFIQSVNRGFCPIVGDGRAPQLNLVYVRDLVAGMIQAAQSDCTSGETYFLGSEDYSWHQIRDAVAHALQKKTFTLHIPVGLVAPLGALLETVAGWFGQYPPLNREKAKEAQHAWRLSIQKARDHFGYHPATPLHQGMKETVEWYRAHKWL
- a CDS encoding PspC domain-containing protein, producing MKYLVKSSDDKKVLGVCGGLAAYLNVDPTWVRVGVAFGTFFTGLVPGMVLYIIAGAIMPDKAR
- a CDS encoding vitamin B12-dependent ribonucleotide reductase codes for the protein MPAKPTHRPLEKYLKKGLVMNRTFSIEGESPFDSVQWETRTASIKNHKGEVIFEQHHIEMPQEMSLLASNIVASKYFYGDVGESGRSPKEGGREHSFRQLVHRVTRTITDWGRAQHYFATDEDAERFYDELTWLCVNQYGAFNSPVWFNVGLYHQYGIRDTSGKTIWGWDRTLQKVVDVDPYEYPQGSACFIIAVEDSIEDIWKLMAESARLFKYGSGVGADWSKLRSSQEKLSGGGRPSGPVSFMRVQDATGGTIKSGGKTRRAAIMQTLKVWHPDIEEFVAAKQEEEKKAWALIEEGYDGSFNGPAYGSVAFQNVNQSVRVDDAFMEAATHQRAYPLRAAQSGEVVWETDAHKLLLKIAEGTHVCGDPGVQYEDTIQKWHTVPHSGPINSSNPCSEYMHVDNSACNLASLNLRKFQLADGTLDVERYRAACRIFITAQEILVDNAGYPSPSITQNSHDFRPLGLGFANLGAFIMAMGVPYDSPEGRGVAGAIMSIMTAEAYARSAEIAANPQIGPFTAFEKNQEAMLGVMQMHREAVAEIDGSCPAELRTAAQESWDMCLTLGKQYGYRNAQSTVLAPTGTIGFMMDCDTTGIEPDIALVKYKLLAGKGEGMLKIVNNTVPQALQHIGYPAVQIEEILAYIDQHDTIEGAPHLKQHHLPIFDCAFKPYNGSRFIHHLGHLRMMAACQPFISGAISKTVNVPESATIEEIAETYVEGWRLGLKAVAIYRENSKRSQPLATKKGGNTQKSDVSSAGDGAVPETTPEVIEKIVEKVVYKPTRRRLPDERPSLTHKFSVAGHEGYLHVGLYPDTKKPGEIFITMAKQGSTISGMMDAFATAISLALQYGVPVDALCEKFSHMRFEPSGFTHNPQIPMAKSITDYIFRWMALKFVGHEVEEAEDPFHFTNPPDLSDGNGMASANEVAVSVHVNNTSGLQPQKLAKQPAFQNQADAPGCPSCGSITVRSGSCYKCMNCGTTTGCS